CGTTCCCATGGAAGAAAATGGGCCTACCTAGTGTGGGGGTGgtgaaaggcataggttcagggcaaagcagggtggcAAAAGTAACGGCAGCTGAAGGCCGGGGTGACAAGCCCCCAGGTAACCAGAGAGCCAAGAAAGCCAAGAGTCAAGAGTacgagtcctttgttctgagaaagtatatagttggtgggatgggagtgaaaaagttacatattgattgacaggtaaatgTGGTGCCTGCTTTCCTGGGGAgaatgtgactacccaaacttaggtatgtgtgggggtctgttagcccaaatccttatcttgctccagattccatttgttcatcttgtaaaacagaaaagtgacaggaggcagttaattaaagttggggcagttaCCCAAAATTATTTATGGTCTgtttctttgggcactgtggaccctctcccacatttcagaccttgggatgaaagcacagtttcaaggctttctctCCCAAGCATTGAAACGCTATGCAGAATAGTGGAAATGCTACACAGAATTTCAATgacttccctccttccttgctAACACAGAGTTttttgtgatgttggaacacctggcaatattaccagaccaggctcaggactgctgagttagtgagACAcgttctccttcctcctccctgccttggatTACTTTTCATTTGACCTAAGTGATAAAAGGCATTTCCTGGCATCCAGGATGCTAGACGCTGGCCAGTAACAGCAGTGCAGTTTCAGAGTTCGTcctgtgctgtctcctgcctcataATCTCTATGTCCCCTATGTATTGGGAACAATTGACTTTTCAGGATTGAGGGAGAGGTGGTCTTCATCAGCTCATCTGCTaactttattgttcatttcttgagGTATTTACATTTTTCCCTTAGAAGTTTGATGTGGGGTATCAAAAGCTGGAGgaagcttttgtttttctatttctggtcTGAGACAGAAGAATTCTAGCTTGAATTGGGGAAACACATAGAGAATAGTGATTCAAATTCCTAAATATCACCCCACATTGACagttatgtccattttacagacaaaggaaCCAGGTTCAAGAAAATTATCTTGTTTGAGGACATAAAGTTCTTCAGTGTCAGAGATGAGATATAAACCCACAGTCAGCCTGATTTCCATGTCCCTGAGCTTCACCATTAGTACATTCTGATTATCACATTGTCTGGTAAACAGGCAGCTCCAGTGAAACACAGACACTTActaagaaatacacacacatgcatacacatgaaAAGCTGGTACATTCCCTTCAATTTTATTggtttaaatatatgtatttttttctcaaagagcAGCCCAGTATTAAGGAGCTAAGAGCATTAAGGGAATGAAAGTGAGGACCCCCAAGGTGGTTGAAGATATGTCTGGAGGCCAAGACGATGAAGTTGTAAGGTGTTCCTGGGCTAGTGGATTGCTTGGATGTTGAGTTCCTTGGCTGGTGGCTTTCCAGGTTAGTGATGTCTCAGCTGTGGCTTCTTGCATGGTGGCTTCTTAGTGTCTTGGTGGTGGGTTGTGTTAAGGGTTGGACCCGTAGGCTACTGGGCCTGGCATTCATACAAATAGAGCATAGTAATAAATGATGCCTAAACCAATGAGTATGGCGAATACAGCCAGCCAACCAGTTCGGCCTGAGTTGACATAAGCTTCTTCCCAATCGCTGTTCTTGTTAGCCTTCAAGGTCTGTAGGGATGGGAGCTTTAGATGTGGGTTTCAGAATTCAGCTTTGTGACCACCATTGGGGAATGACTGGAGACCTGCTGGCACTGAGGGAAAACCCCTCCCCAGGTCCCAGGATGGAAGCAGATGCAAGGGGCAGGTAGAGGACAGGTTGGGTCATGACTTAGACATTATTTTACCTGGTGACTGAAGAACAGAGCTAGTAATcccaggggaaggaaaagaattatGGCCAGGATGGTCAGACATTTGTAATTTGGGGCATAAAATGCCAGCTCTTCAACTGTCTGTGTAGGCTCTTGCAGCTTGTCAGCCTCCACAGGTGGGGCGGCGGGGTCTGCGGGGTTGGCTGGGGCGGCTGGGGTGGCTGGGGCGGCTGGGTCTCCCGGTTTCTGGCCCATGATCTTTCCACCCAGAGACAGACTCGAGTGTCCTAAAATCAGAGCCAAACCCACTACTAGCCTCCCATTGTTCTAGCCAGAATCCCAGGACTCAAACCGTCAGAAGCCAGTTCTTCACAATGGAGCAACCAGCACCTAAAGTCCTGATTGGCTGCCCCATAAGGGGGCGTGGTCCCACCAGTCCCCACCCTACATCAGGCCATTGACTCTGCCCACTCTGCTAGGGAATGTTTGGAAGCCTTGGATTCTGGCTCTTCCTTCTTTGCCCACAGATAGGATTAGAAGGCAGTATGAGGGATGGCTCCCAGGAACAGCAGGATCGGAAGTAAACAAGCCCAATAAGAAAACTAGGGGATTtacagagggaaggaaaatgaattatgtcagaaaattataaaatattaaattaaaacataattcttTATACTaccagaaagaacagagaaaggtAAAAAAAGGAAGATCTTTCTTAAAGTACAATGTCATCTAATAAATGTGGATGGAATGATGCAAATGGGTGCCACATGGTGGTAGGCAGAATTCTCAAATATCCCCaagatttcttatttttcattatgttttttgattatgttattactgttgtcccaatttttcctcctttgctcccctccacccagaccaCCCCACaaaccccacaccattgtccatgtccatgggtcatgcatatgtgttctttggctactctgtttcctatgttgtattttacatccccatgactatcctgtaactaccaatttgtacttcttaatcccttcaccttttttgcccgtCCTCCTGACCACCTCCCACCTAGAAAccataaaatgttctctgtatctatgattctgtttctgttctgcttgtttattttgatttatagattccattgttgatagatatgtatttattgccattttattgttcttatttttgatcttcttcaagaagacccttttaacattttatataatgctGGTATAGTGGTGATATactcttttacctttttcttgtctagtaagctctttatctgtccttcaattctaaatgacagatTTGGTGGACAGCATAATCTTGGCTTTAGGTCttttcttttcatgactttaacaatttcttgccactcccttctagtctgcaaagtttcttttgagaagtcagccaacaatcttatgggaactcccctgtaggtaactaacttcttcttcttgctgattttaagattctctctttatttttaatctttgacattttaatcatgatatgtcttggagtgggcttctttacatccatcttgtttgggactttctgcacTTCGTGGGCTTGCATgtcaaattagggatgttttctgtcattattttttcaaatagatttccaatttcttgctctcactcttctccttttggcacccctatgacacAAATGTTGgtattcttgaagttgtcccagaggctccttacactatcttcattttttggattcttttttcttcttgctgttctgatagggtgttttttgatttcttatattccaaatcactgatttaattctcagcttccTCCACTCTACTGCTGATTTCTGTAAATCAACGGTCCCCAACATTTTTGACActcaggcagggggtggggtaagGAGGTGGAACTCAGGCCAGCATCACTtgctggcctctgctcacctcctgctgtggtctaggtgtggggcaggggagggcgaAGACAGGAGGTAGAGCTCAGGCAAACTTCTCTCATTCTGGGATCCTAACAGGCCCCAGAGGGTATGGACTGCTACCCATCTGCAGCCTGGTAGTTGGGGATCCCTGttgtaaattgctctttattttaattcatatgtctttcatttctgactgttttttcTTAATGGTTTCCATGccattttttatgctattgatatcctcactaagttccttgagcatccttataaccagtgttttgaactctgtatctagtagcatgcttgtctccattttgtttagttctttttctggagctttgttctgttctttcatttgggacatgtttctttgtcttcccactttggCAGccactttgtgtttgtttctatgtattaggtggtgCTGCTACATTTCAcagacttggtagagtggcctaatatagtagatgtcctgtagggtccagtggcacagcttcccctattacccaagctaggtacttgaGGTGTACAGGCTgcatacaccctcctcttatagttgagccttgattgctgttggcacatccaaggtcaacCATAACCTctgttctgtctggggtcacacagtgtaagctacaaagcaatctgcagatggatgctacttgtgctgggcttggtggTGCCCAGGCAAAATCAAACTGTTAACCAAAGCCAGCTACTGCAATTGCTGGTCCTGGGGCAACTTAGAGAGAGGCACAGGGCTTGCTGATTCCTGACGTTTCTTGTATGAAATAATacaggaaaatctgaagcatggaccAAGCAAGACAAACcatttgtatgaaaaaaaaaaaaacaatggaaacagtTTGGGTGGACCCTAAAGTTGGGtgaggcagagcctcagggagTCACCAAAGATGGGGTAAACAGTGtgggccaggttgatggagtctcagacatggtGCCTTCCTGCCAGATCTCTGGCTCTGGGTGGCCATccttggaaaaggaaaaatggcctttgccagcacttctgtttTGGAGAAAGCTACCTACCAGCTCTTGTCCTGATGTGGACAATTTACTTCCTCCTGGTATGTTTCTGATGCCTTTCATTATACTGCCTTGTATGTAGGGAGTTCAGagggagttcagagggagtgagtgaataagtctgtgcacaggccttttaagaggaactgtcagggagtccagaagtttctgtcttctacagtctcaatccctgctgattttaaCATCCAGAAGTTATAGcaacttatctttctggcactggaaccctggtttggggacctggtgtgggctGGGACCCTTTACTCCTTAGATTTCtctcttgatttttatcttctacacatgggtgtgggatcagcctgttctgcatctcttcCCTTCCTACTAGTctcgatgtggtttcttctttaattccatatttgtaggacttccattcagtttgatttctgacagttctgaatcatggttgttctgtaataatttagttgtaatattGATTTGGTCAtgcgaggaggcaagctgtgtttatctatgccaccatcttgaccccTTAATTCAATAGCTCCAAGATTTCTCCTCCCCAGTACACACATTTTCTTCCAGTTATTCATTTAAGTACTAACCTATGTGCTGTGAAGGAATTTCATTAAAGTTCTCaatcagttaatttttaaaaagggagaataTCCTCAGTGGGCCTAACTAAATCAGGGGAGTTGTTAAAAGGGAGTGGGGTCTTACTGGCAACAAAGATTTAAAGCATGAGATGGATTGTAGGCAACAGCTATTCTCCATTGCTGGCTTGAAGATGAAGGGAGCCATGTGGCAAGGATCCCCTACCTGAGAGTGACTCCTCGTGTACAGTGAGGCAATGGGACATTAGTTCTACAACAATGAATATTGGAACCCTGCCATAACCTTATTTGTTTGGAAGAGGATCCTTACTTCAATTGAGAATGCCAGctggccaacaccttgattttagccttgAGATTTTGAGCACAGAACCCAGCCATTCTGACCTATGGAACTGTGAGTAAATAACTAAGTTTGTGAGAATTTGTTATGCATcattttaaaactaagaaatatttcaaacaccaATTAGCATCAGTGGATGCTAATACCACTGGATTTTAGTTGATATGTTCCTAATGGAAGTTTTAGGGGAATGGAAATTGTAAGGGACAAATTTGCACAGAGTTGTAGGTAGGTAGGAAGTGACACAAAGAAGTCCACAAATATAGATTCCAACATGGTTTGTCAAAGATACAATTGTATTTAAGCAAGGTGTAGGGAAAATGAAGTCAGTCACGC
The sequence above is drawn from the Desmodus rotundus isolate HL8 chromosome 12, HLdesRot8A.1, whole genome shotgun sequence genome and encodes:
- the PMIS2 gene encoding transmembrane protein PMIS2 — its product is MGQKPGDPAAPATPAAPANPADPAAPPVEADKLQEPTQTVEELAFYAPNYKCLTILAIILFLPLGLLALFFSHQTLKANKNSDWEEAYVNSGRTGWLAVFAILIGLGIIYYYALFV